The segment GGACATAGGCGTGCATCCCCCGGAGTACATCGGTGAGCACTGGCACATCGTGGAGATCCTCAACCGCGAACCCTCCCGCCAGTTGGCCTTGAGCGAGGTGCGCGACCGCATCGTGGCCGCCCTGTTGCCTTCCGTGAGGCAGAACGCCACCGACGAGTACGTCGCGAAGCGCCATCAGGAGGTCGACCTGGAGTATTTCGGGGACTACCGTCCCGGCCGCGGGCGCACGGCCGATGAGTTGCTCAAGCTGGGCATGCTCGCCAACACCCCCGAGCGTCAGGAAGCGCTGTACGATCTCCTGCTCCTGGATTATCACGATTCCGAGTACGCGCCTATGGCGCTCTTCATGAAGGCGAATCTCTATCTCGACACCACTGGGGACAAGTACCGCGCCCGCAACTGCCTGAACAGGATCCTGAAGAACTACCCCGATTCGGAGCTGCGGGAGCAGGTGGAATACATGCTGGAGAACATGTCCAGGGCCGATTTCCACACGCCGACGTCCATCGAGGAGTTGCGGGATCTGGCCGACTAAGGCTCGCGGCACGGCTGCCGATACAAGTCGAGGGAGCGTTGCAGCGCTCCCTCGGCTGTGTTATACAGACGGGCATGCGCGCACACCCTGCGCCATGAGTTGGAGGTGACTCGTGCGAATTCTACATCTGGTCCCGATCGCAGCCGTCCTTCTCTGCACCGCTGCGGCGACCACGGCGGAAACCGCCGGCGGCGCCCTGGACGTCGTCGAGATGGTCGTGGCCGCGGGTTTCGATCGGGAGAACAGGCTCCCGGAGCAAGCGGGCGAGGTATTCCCCGCGGGCACCGAGCGGTTGTGGTGCTACACGCGCGTGCAGGGCGCCGCCTTGCCGGTGGATATCGTCCACGCCTGGTACCACGAAGGCGAGACGCGCGCCAGGGTCTCGCTGCCCGTGCGTTCGCCCGACTGGCGCACGTGGTCCAGCAAGCTTCTGCTGCCGGCCTGGACGGGCCACTGGGAGGTCAAGGTGCTGGATCCCGACGGTCTGGTGCTAGCGTCGAGGACCTTCACCATCGTTCCCGGAACGACGGGCGGGGAGGATTCCGAATGACCATGTCGTCGCGCCGGGTCGCCGTCCTGGCTTTCGTGCTCGCGGGACTGGCCTTGACGGTCGTTTCCTGCGGGCGGGCCCCCCGGCCCGCCGATGGGCCGGCGTCGGCCCTGTCGGCCGATGACCTGGCCCTCGCCACGAGGCTGTACGCGCGCATGCAGGAAGAGCATGCCGCCAGGCGCGACCGCGCGACGCTGCACCTCGGCTACGAGCTGATGGACCGCTACGACGGCTTCCCGCACATGGACCACGTCGTCGAGATGGCCTCGCTGTCGGCCCATCGCCTGGGCGAGACCGCCGAGGCCCTGCGCCTGAGCGGCGAGTACCTGGCGACCTATCCCCACGCGACCGGCGCCTACGCCCTGCTCGGCCTGCGCGCCGATATCCTGGAAGCCCAGGGCAAGGATCTGCGCGCCGCCGACGCCCTGGTCCAGTGCCACGACCTGGCCAGGCTGGCCGCCGACCGCGAGCGGATCGCCGAACGGCTC is part of the bacterium genome and harbors:
- a CDS encoding DUF2914 domain-containing protein, giving the protein MRILHLVPIAAVLLCTAAATTAETAGGALDVVEMVVAAGFDRENRLPEQAGEVFPAGTERLWCYTRVQGAALPVDIVHAWYHEGETRARVSLPVRSPDWRTWSSKLLLPAWTGHWEVKVLDPDGLVLASRTFTIVPGTTGGEDSE